TCATTACTAAGCTGTTTGGTTCTAACTTTGCACTTGCTGCCGTTGATAGTACGATCGTACCACCCTTTGGACGATCTACACAAAACCCCCCAGAATGAGCATCTTCCGCGTCTTCATGTTCcttctcctcctcttcctcttcgtcTGCCTCATCGTCCGCAAAAGCTATGTCGGCCATTTCGTAGAAATCACTTATCTGTTTGTTGTCGACCGGTGACTTCGTGAAGGAcgtttccttttccctttccTCCGTCGATTCATCGGAGGAACTTTTCCGTACGGATGATCCGGATCCGTTATCACCTGGACTACCACCAGTACCATTGCCACCACCGTTCCTTCGTACCAATATCAAGTCGTGCAGTTTTCTTCTTCGCCGTTCCGATGGTATTTTCCCATCCGTTGATGCACCATCACTTTCGGAACAGATATCACTCTTGGAGATGCTGTTCGAAACGATCACGTAATCGTTCTGTTTCTGTTCGGCCAGCTGTCGGATGAGTTCTTCGCTAGGGGTTATACTGTCGCACCGCGAGTCCGATCCCATTCGATCGCCTACACGATTTGCAAGTTCGGTTaattcgtcatcatcatcggatgCAGCTTCTTGGCGATGCTTGGTGTCTTCATCGGACCCATCGTCTAGGGGCGGAATCCAGACGAGAAAAGCTGGATCCATCCCCAGATACGAACCGGGAGCTGCACCCGCATTGATCACATTGTAGTCATAGTAGTCCAGCTCCATGTCCTGCTCGGAAGGTGCACCGAGAGAGTAGTCCGAACCGGCCAACAGCTTTTGAAGATTTCGCTTCTCTTTGCTTTCCTTCGCGTTGCGTGTCCTTATTGAAGTGCCCGTGTTGCGTCTTGCTAAGGGACTCCGGATGCTAAGTTCGGCTGGAGAGGAACATTCCTAGACGAAAATGGTTAGAAATTAGTTCAATATCCATAAAGAAATAGTATGACTAGAAGACTTACAACATCCGAGGGACTAACGTTGGTCAGTGTAGCTGTACTGGTACTGGACGTCGTCATTAGACAAGTAGCACTCTTAACGAGTTGTTCACCAGCTagcgggaaagaaaaaacacgaatTAGGTCACGAAACACATGAAAATAGCCAGATTTAGTGTGGAGAAAATAACGGAAAACATTATCTTAATCGGTGCTTCTTCATTCGTTCGCTTACTTCTCAGCTTTTCCACGTTAGATTTGTTAGATCTGCCTCCCACCAGCGGTGTTTTCTCACGATTTAAAGATGAATAAGCAGAGCTGACCGTCGTTGACCTTTCATCTTCCGATTCCGCAACCTCCTTGCTCTGTGAAGCACGTTCCTTAGGTGCAGTTGAACTTGGGTCTTCATTTGGATGATTAAGATCGTTAAGACTTTGAAGTGGAGTTTCTTCATCGCCCTCCCCGTGGTGTTCCCGTTCCTCCACGTCCGTTGCAGTTCTGTCCTGCAGCTCCATAACGACCTCCGAACTTCCATCCGATCGTACTCCCTCCGATCGACTGTTGTTCGTTGACTCGAGCGTATACTCCACACTCTCCCGGAACCGTTCGTGCCGGATGGAGGTCGTCACCCGTGGACGTAACTTCACGTACGACACAATCTCGGAGATGAGAGTTGTCGTGGACACAGCCCGAGAACGTGCTTGTATGGGAGCGCCTGGTTCGATCGATTGGTTCGATCCAAACAGTGTATGGGCAGGTGAGTCGGCCGCTTCCATCCTGCTGGTGGCCAGCTCGTACTTCCGATACCGAAAGATGTACTGCACCACGAGCAAGAAGCTCACGAACacgataaaacaaataaacacaatgGCACACACGTGTGCGATCGTAAAGCTAGCGTAGCTCTGCAGACCTGCCACAATCGGCATTATCACCTTGCTCGCAATTGAAGTATCATTTTCCGTTGGTTGAAGAGCTATATGGGGTAATTCTGTTCCGGCGAGGGGACAAACACATAAAtaagtaattaattttttaattggtTTAACAAGACAACTTACTGATCTGCTCCGCTTGACCCAAGAATCCCGCATTACATGCCTCATCGTATTGGTCAGTTTTTCGCGAGAAGAACTCCACCAGCAACATATTGCCGGTTGCTTCCGCCATTGCACTTGAAGTTTCTGCTGTTCGATCGGCTCCGAATTGTAGCAAAAGCTCGTCGGCAACCGAATCTCCGTCCCGTATCTTCAACCATTGGCCGTCACAgggaaatttttggaaatcgaTTGACATACGCACACGGCATCCTTCATCGCCCTTTATCAGCCACAGACTTCGATCGGGACAGCTGTGCGAGGAGGACCCAAGCAATCGTTTCGGCTTGACCATCCCGAGATGAATAACGCAACCACAGCGACAGCCGGGTCCTATCTCCGTGTTGACATCTTCGATCTCTAGTGGCAGGTTGATGCCACCGATAGCGGGGCTGAACATGCACTCCCAAGAATCGCCTGCCGTGTCCAACCCGCATCGCTCCGTTTGCACTGAAGGACCCTGCAAGAAGAGTTGCAAACGTTCGATAATAGataatgagcaaaaaaaaggtccaaTTTGAATCAAATGTCATCAGTAAAAGAGAACTTCCAACAAATTCTTTGCCAGTGCCAAAACAATCCAAATCTTATCTTTATTCTCAATCCGAATCACTCTTGGAACCAGCAAACTCGATCGTTTCGTCCTCAATCGACTCCGGAGCGTCAACAATGATATCATCCTTATCGCCACCATCCATAACCGAACCAGGCTGCTGCTGGCTTTCCTCGTCATCTCCAAACTCTccatcatcctcctcctcgtctTTCTTCATCCTCTCCTGGCCACCtccctcttcctcctcttcacCGTCaccctcctcttcctcctcacTAGCGCCTTCTTCACCTTCACCTTCCGGTTCCTCCTCGAGCGATTCGTTCGATCCAAGAAACACGAGCCGCGAACCGCTTACAACATCAATAATAGCTGTCTCGTCCTCACTAGCCCCAACAAGCGTTGTTTTACTGGCGCCTTCCATCCGATCTCCTTCGCCAACCGATGACGCTGTCGCGCTGGAGCTGATAATAGCCGATTCGCTCACTTCCTCACATCCAAGCGTTTTCTTCAGAATGGTGTCCATCGATTCTCGTGGAATAACGCCCAGATCACCCTGATCGTACACATCCGTCAGTGAGGCAACGATCGTCTCAACCGACTGGTCCGCCTTCGATTGCATCTCCAGCTCGTTCAGCGTGTTGAGCAGATCGGCAATAAGGCGCTTGCGCTTAATCTCCTGATAAGGTAGATCGGAGTCTTCCTCTTCGCCCTTAAAAGCTGACCGAACGGTGTACCGAACCGTCTTCAGTATGTCCGAGATGCGTTCAAACTCTCTCCGATGATGATCCGACTCCGTTCGCAATCCCTGCCGATCGGTGTTGATGTAGTGGATGTACTGCTCCAGTACACGCACCTTCTGTCGCAACTGATTGTAATCCTTCCGGGTGGATTTGTTTTCCGTCTCCAGTTCTTCAGCTCGCACTCGGAACGCATTCAGTTCACCATTCTTATGCAGCACAGTTTCAAACTGATCCGTTAGCTGCTTGATCGTTTCGAGTCGCTCTTGGCAGGTCTGCATCAATCGCTGCTTCTCTACCAGATCTATCTCGGCCTGGTTTCGCAGCTCCGTGTTCTGTTTGCGCAGTTCGGTGAATTGTTTCTGCATACGTTCCTGCGTGTAGATCATACGATCCATCTCGTTGTTAAGCGCGATGTTTTCTCGCACCAAGCGTTGCGTGTGGGCGGCCACCCGAATTTCGGACGATTTGGTAAACTCGGTCGATAGCTGGAGTAGCTTGTTCTCCACATCCTTCCGAAGACGGTCCTTGTCCAGGATGACCTTACGCTCCATCTCGTAGAGAGTTGACTTGTGCCGCTTGTTCTGTTCCTTCAGCTCACTGTCCTGTGCATCGAACTTGGCCATCAGCTCGTCACGCTGCAGCCGGAACTCTTCCATCGAGTTAAGCTTGCCGGTTAGTAGCTTTATCTCGGACGTGAGCTGCTCATGCATCGCCTTATACTTCCCATCGAGAGCGTTAATCTGCTTCCGGCACTCTTCATTCTCCTGATCACGTACCTTCGACAGTTCGCTCAGCTTATCCTCCAGCTCCACAATCGTGCCCACCTTTTCCTGCAGCGTCCGGTCCAAATAGGCCGTAACATCTGCACGGTCTTCCTCGATTTGTTTGAGCCGACTTTCGAGCTCCTCATTGCGCTCCTCTATCTTCACGTTGTGCGTTCGCAGGCGGGCCAACTTTTGGTTCAGATCGTTGATGGTGATTTCGTAAAATTGACGATCCACTGCACTTAATCCATCGACTGGCTGTATCTCCGGGACagcttttttcggttttttaggtttcttttctttgggcATTGTAGCAATTTTGAGATCGGGTTAATCTGGACAATCGCAAGCAGCGAACGGTATGCAACTGTTGGCACGAGCAGCGCACACTATCGCTGGTAAAGGAGTTGAATGGTGTCACCCATAGCAACGAGAATCGATGCCGCATCGATTAAATTGCACCGTATCTAGGTAGTATTCCCATCGcaggggtgaaaaaaaaaatagctgtCTACCCGTCAATTGCGTTACTATTTTCACCGGGGTGAGTGTCTTTCTGCGCGTCCCGTTGCACGCGATAgcgcaaacaaaaaggaaaggaaattcgACCGGCAACACTTGTGATTGCCACATATTGCGCACGTCATGCAGTGTCCAGACGGAGTGAAGTTTATGAAGCTACAGCTTCATACCAATTTTTTGCTCCATTTAAAACAACGTGCAATGTTCGGGTTCGACACACGCAAGTCTGGTTTAGGTGAAGCATTCAGCACGTTGATTACATTTTCGACGAACGGATTACTACTACCACAGACCATGCATACAGCACCGTGAGTACTTAGCCTGGGGTTGAAAGCTTCGCCTAAATTTATGCTATTTTTATTCGTCGGTTGCAGAAAGTTTCAACCACACTTGCCTTGGGCATGTCCATGCTAACCTCCATCGGTAACGACGCAGTCGAATAAGGAGGTTTGCTTAAGTAATTTCAACTTTACTGGAATCCATTTTATGACCGCTCCTCGTTTACACTCACACTCCCAAACGCCACAACCCAAAGGCAGAGGTATCGAACCGTGGCGTGATCCATTAGGAGCCGTCCGTCCGTCCAAGCCTCCAGACCCGTATACCGTGCGGGAGGAAATTAAATGCTTGTAGTGTTGGGAAGGGCAAGTACAACGGTGTACGGGCAAGTACATCGTACACCTTGAATTATCGTTACATGTGTTGCAGCGGGACTCCCCCGAAAAGGAGTGAGGAAGCAGCGGAGAAGCAGAAATTATAATGCGCTCCCGGTTGGCCCGGGTTGGCTAGCTTCACAAACGTGTTGCATGTTGTCCGGCCGGGAAGAAGCCGAGCCGAGTAAGAAAATCAATACCTGCAGCTGGTGTACGGGCACATCACGGGCAGGAAGGGATAAAGTTTTTAACGGTCGAAACAAACCCAACTTACCTCGCAAAACTTTGCACCGTAGCGTGGTGGTGGCGAGTCACAAAATCGATAGCGATTTCTTATGCCACCCCGGCATGTTGTCGAACAGTGCGTCCAGTTGCTCCAGGGTCCCCATCCACCGGAATCGGAAGCTATTAGGTGAGGGGGTCcagcgaaaaagaaacaaacaatggAATGAAAATGGGAGAGATGTTAATACCCAACAATAAAATTGGACCAAAAGTGTACGCAGTGAGGCGAGTTGGAAACGATTCAATCAAAATTAGATTAATTCATCCGTCACTCATTTTCGACAGCGTCACCCTCGTGGCAGCACGGGTGGTGGCCAACGAGATGCGATCGTGTtcgattaaaatttaattttggatCAACGAAATAACGAACATAATCTATACCTTGGCTCAACGTTTGGCTCCTCCTAcagctcatcatcattattatcattattatgaCGATGCCTTCCAGCGGTCTTTAGATTAGGCGAGGGAGTTACAAAGCCAATCGCCATGTTTTCTTACTCACCTGACACCGGCAGCGTTGGTACACAGTCCATCCGTATATCCGCGACCGCACCCGATATCGCCTGACTAACGTACACGAAGCAATACTCGACGAACTTCTCGTAGAACAGATCACACTCGAAGTACAGCGAATGTTGACCCTTGCTGACGCGCTGTTCCGCGATGTAATGGAGGGAGGTGGGCGGTGCTAACGATAGGACATCCGCCCGCAACTTTGCATACACCCGTACCCTGTCCGCTTGGTTCAGGATGCAGGCCGGATACTGGAACAGTACACGTATTCCAGAGCCGTGTGGATCACAGGGAAAGATACTTCGGGTGTGTACAGTAAACACGTACTGCTTGCTCCAGTCGGCTTGCAGTAGAGCGCGGGCCTGCAACAGTGCTCTCATCGATGGATCATCCGGCTCACCCGTACCCGACTTCAGATGCAACCCATAGTATCCGGCCAGCCCGAAAAGATCGCACCGAAAATCGACTACACGGCTGGGTGGAAGTCCACGCACCTGCTCCGTGTAGAGAACTTGCGCCCGCGAGAAAGGTTGTGAGTTGTTACCGTGACTGCAAGACTCTACGGATTTGCCACAGTAGAACAGTTCCAGCCATAACTCCGGGAGATCCAGTGAGTCGACCCCTTGGGTCGGAAGTTGACAGCGAACGTCTCGGAACTCGAGCAATCCTTGGATCTTCAGTTCCGGGTAGGTGTCGGTTCGGTTTGGCACGATCGCTATCCGTACCGAAGGCCAACTAACATGCAACGGTTGGCGGAGTCGTTCGTCCATCAGCTGTCCCAATCGGGAATGGCTCGCATTCTCCTCCAACACTGCCAACTCGTAATGTCCACCGTGCAGAAAGTGGTAGCACGGTACCTTAATCTGGGTCACGTTGTGGTTCACGTCCACCCGTATGTCTAGCGTAGTAGCTACAGTACCAGCCGCACCCGGTAGATGGCGCGATATCTCCAACTTTAACCGGTCCACCGTCGCCAACTCGTGCGGATCGGCATGCAGCTGCACATCCAGATCATCCCCAAGGGCGGTATAGGAGCTCGGCAGCACCAGCTTGCCTTTGCGCAGCCCGCCAACGAAAAGTGctgcgaaaacaaacaaagcaaagtaATGTACAAAAACCCCAgaattgatgttttgttttttcggtaAACCCTCTGCGAGGAAACAaggcgcgaaaaaaaaatggtggcatCCTCAACACAAAAGGAATGTTTAAATACAGCGACAAGGCTCTGCAATTTGTGAGTGCGTGGttcggggaggtttttttttattcccacCAACAATGGTCTTGAGGGACAGCAATTCATTCCCATCTGACACCATCCATCCATGGACGGCATCAACGGGACCCGGTAGTGGACGGTTGACGGTGAGTGATAAATCAAAACTATATGGCTCCCCTGTTATATGTGCCCGCGTGCTGTGGCTTGGGACAAtgagttcccttttttttttgttcctcagCTGTGTCCCTGTGTGTTTGCATATACCCAACGCCTATCCACATGGAACGGTAGCCACACCATACACTCACTCGCGGACCTTTAACGCGTCTTCTGTCTCGctggaaaagttttaaattacGAGTAGAACAATGCATGCCGCTCAGACCCCGGCAAACACAGGCAACATGTTCTAGTGGGGTTATCTCTACTCTTTGTTCCACAACTTTCCTctggagcatttttttttgtctcttcaCCCTCTCCACAACGTACCgttgtgcagcagcagcagcagcagtacgggCAGAATATTTATGTAGAGGAATTTTCCGGATGTGCTCCCATACGCCCACCGTCGTTTGCCGGTGCTCCAGCTGCTGCAACCGGTCGGACGGGCAACTGTAATCTGCATACTCGCTGTCGCCGCTGCCACGCACCGCATACTCCACCGCACCTCCTTCCGCTAGGGCTGGGAATGGCCGGGCCTGTAGGCATCAGGACAGTACATCAGGTGGTCTCGAGGGAGGTGCTGCTGCAGGGTAAGGCGGAACCCGGAATGTTCACTCTACATTCTCACTCGCTTCCACGCACTTGGCAACCGCGGGGGGACATATAGTTTGGGTGTGGGGATGCGAGGGTGGCTTTTAACCGGGTTAGCTGGTACGGTTTCCGGCAACGGGTTCCTCCCGTTGTGGGCCAATCTGTCCCGgcaaaatggaatggaaatgaaTCTGTGGGCCCGCCCGCCTGGATGATAAGGCACAGATTTCAGCGACAAATCCTGGCAATGGAAAAGAGATggagagaaaggaagaaaaaaatggaagttaAATTGAAATCCCAGTACGATACGGGAATGTGACGAGGAATTAGCAATAACGGTTAAATGGGAGCAAGCAAATGGGGACATAATTGCTGTGAGTGATGTTATCgaatagaaaacaaacagttGACATACAAAGCGGACGGtaaaatttgtttgctttatacGGTTAAGGTGCCGCATGGATATCAGGAATTGTTAGTTGCAGATGTAGTCATGAGGACCAAAAGTTCCTGTGAATCCTTGGGCTAAGTAACGCGTATGAATAAATTTAGTTCTACATTGTTGTACTGTTTTGTAAAGGTTTTTAATGAGAGTTTTTAACCTCATCAGTTGATTAGTTTTAGGATTAGTTGAGGATTTCAAAACTAAGTCCTAAGGCTTTTACTTCCTTATTACTCGCAAATAAATATCTTTGGTCTGTAACATTTTCATGGAGACTaataacaaatttaatttattacgtTGCGTTTCATTATATTTGTTCtagtgaagaatttttttacaataattgGAACCAATTCGTAGAAACTGTTGTTGTCGTATCGACTTATCTTGGTGAATTCTCTGTCCGATGTTTCCGTTTCGGAGTATTTGGAAATACATCCCGAGTTTGActgaaaaatactttttcagcgacatcatttccatttcttgaTAAACAAgcgaaatttttaaatttgaagccAAGTAACTCCAGGGG
This genomic window from Anopheles maculipalpis chromosome 2RL, idAnoMacuDA_375_x, whole genome shotgun sequence contains:
- the LOC126559684 gene encoding uncharacterized protein LOC126559684; this encodes MQITVARPTGCSSWSTGKRRWAYGSTSGKFLYINILPVLLLLLLHNALFVGGLRKGKLVLPSSYTALGDDLDVQLHADPHELATVDRLKLEISRHLPGAAGTVATTLDIRVDVNHNVTQIKVPCYHFLHGGHYELAVLEENASHSRLGQLMDERLRQPLHVSWPSVRIAIVPNRTDTYPELKIQGLLEFRDVRCQLPTQGVDSLDLPELWLELFYCGKSVESCSHGNNSQPFSRAQVLYTEQVRGLPPSRVVDFRCDLFGLAGYYGLHLKSGTGEPDDPSMRALLQARALLQADWSKQYVFTVHTRSIFPCDPHGSGIRVLFQYPACILNQADRVRVYAKLRADVLSLAPPTSLHYIAEQRVSKGQHSLYFECDLFYEKFVEYCFVYVSQAISGAVADIRMDCVPTLPVSASDSGGWGPWSNWTHCSTTCRGGIRNRYRFCDSPPPRYGAKFCEGPSVQTERCGLDTAGDSWECMFSPAIGGINLPLEIEDVNTEIGPGCRCGCVIHLGMVKPKRLLGSSSHSCPDRSLWLIKGDEGCRVRMSIDFQKFPCDGQWLKIRDGDSVADELLLQFGADRTAETSSAMAEATGNMLLVEFFSRKTDQYDEACNAGFLGQAEQIKLPHIALQPTENDTSIASKVIMPIVAGLQSYASFTIAHVCAIVFICFIVFVSFLLVVQYIFRYRKYELATSRMEAADSPAHTLFGSNQSIEPGAPIQARSRAVSTTTLISEIVSYVKLRPRVTTSIRHERFRESVEYTLESTNNSRSEGVRSDGSSEVVMELQDRTATDVEEREHHGEGDEETPLQSLNDLNHPNEDPSSTAPKERASQSKEVAESEDERSTTVSSAYSSLNREKTPLVGGRSNKSNVEKLRTGEQLVKSATCLMTTSSTSTATLTNVSPSDVECSSPAELSIRSPLARRNTGTSIRTRNAKESKEKRNLQKLLAGSDYSLGAPSEQDMELDYYDYNVINAGAAPGSYLGMDPAFLVWIPPLDDGSDEDTKHRQEAASDDDDELTELANRVGDRMGSDSRCDSITPSEELIRQLAEQKQNDYVIVSNSISKSDICSESDGASTDGKIPSERRRRKLHDLILVRRNGGGNGTGGSPGDNGSGSSVRKSSSDESTEEREKETSFTKSPVDNKQISDFYEMADIAFADDEADEEEEEEKEHEDAEDAHSGGFCVDRPKGGTIVLSTAASAKLEPNSLVMTESTKYQHVVTGVLHREGDKMVQ
- the LOC126557512 gene encoding cilia- and flagella-associated protein 157; its protein translation is MPKEKKPKKPKKAVPEIQPVDGLSAVDRQFYEITINDLNQKLARLRTHNVKIEERNEELESRLKQIEEDRADVTAYLDRTLQEKVGTIVELEDKLSELSKVRDQENEECRKQINALDGKYKAMHEQLTSEIKLLTGKLNSMEEFRLQRDELMAKFDAQDSELKEQNKRHKSTLYEMERKVILDKDRLRKDVENKLLQLSTEFTKSSEIRVAAHTQRLVRENIALNNEMDRMIYTQERMQKQFTELRKQNTELRNQAEIDLVEKQRLMQTCQERLETIKQLTDQFETVLHKNGELNAFRVRAEELETENKSTRKDYNQLRQKVRVLEQYIHYINTDRQGLRTESDHHRREFERISDILKTVRYTVRSAFKGEEEDSDLPYQEIKRKRLIADLLNTLNELEMQSKADQSVETIVASLTDVYDQGDLGVIPRESMDTILKKTLGCEEVSESAIISSSATASSVGEGDRMEGASKTTLVGASEDETAIIDVVSGSRLVFLGSNESLEEEPEGEGEEGASEEEEEGDGEEEEEGGGQERMKKDEEEDDGEFGDDEESQQQPGSVMDGGDKDDIIVDAPESIEDETIEFAGSKSDSD